GAAGCCGGTGACGCCGTAGTAGAAGGCGATCAGGAGGCCGATCGACAGGATCGCGTCGCCGAGGAAGTCGGCGGAGACGAGGGTGAGCAGGACCAGGGCGACGGCCGCCGCGGCACCGAAGAACACCGTCCCGAAGGCGGGGGTGCGGAAGCGAGGGTGCACGCGTCCGAAGGCGGCGGGGAGGGCGCCGTGCGCGCTCATCGAGAGCGTGCTCCGGGGGCTGGAGCCCGCGCAGGTCAGCAGGGCGCCCACGGCCGAGACGGCGATGGCGAGCGTGACGACCCGGCTCGCGGCGCCGCCGAGGACGGTGGGTGAGAGGAGGGTGAGGACGTCGGCCGCGTTCTCCGCTTTGCCGAGTCCGAGACCTCCGGTGCCGGTCCCGGCGAAGGAGATCGCGGCGAACGCGGTGAAGAGGTAGGTGACGAGCAGGATCAGGGTGGAGGCGACCGCGGCCCTGCCGGGGGTGCGGTCGCTGTCGACGGTCTCCTCGTTGAAGGTGATCAGGGCGTCCCAGCCCCAGTAGATGAAGAGGCAGAGGAGCACCGCCTCGGCGAAGGAGCCGAAGTCGTCGAAGGCGAAGGGGGAGACCCAGCTCAGGGACGGGGTGGCGGCGCCGTCCCGGGCGAAGGCGGCGACGCCGAAGGCGAGCATCGCGAGGAGCTGGAGGCCGAGCATCGCGTACTGCACGTGGGCGGCGAGCTGGATGCCCCGGTAGGCGACGGTGACGACCAGGGCGATCAGGACCACGGCGACGGCGGTCACGGCGAAGGTGCTGCCGGCGGCCGCGTCGAGTCCGAGGAAGGCGAGGGTCGCGGAGGCTCCGACCTGGGCGAGCGTGGTCATCGCGAGGACGGTCGCGACCAGGACGGTCCAGCCGCCCGCCACCCAGCCGACGGCCGGGCCGAACGCCCGCGTGTTCCACACGAAGGTCGTGCCGCAGTCCGGCATCCGCCGGTTGAGCTCCCGGAAGGCGAAGGCCGTGAGGAGGATCGGCACGAAGCCGAGGAGCAGGGCGGCGGGGGCCAGGTCGCCGACCACGAGGGTCACCAGGCCCAGGGTGACGGCGATGCTGTAGGCGGGGGCGACGGAGGCGAGCCCGAGGGCGATCGTGGCGAGGAGGCCGACGGAGTCGCCCCGCAGGCCCTTCTCGAGGGGTGGTGCGGGAGGGGGTGGGGTGTCGGATGCGCTGGTCATGAGGGCCTCCTGGTGAAAAGCGTACGGACGTCCCGTATGCGTCGAAACGGTTCTGCCGGAGCGCGAGGCCGCGGCGGAGCGGGAGACGGACGCGCGGGGTCGGCTGCGCAGCTGCATCGCCGTCGGGGTCGCGTCGGGCCCCCGGGACCGGCTGCCCCGGCTGCTGTTCGAGTACTGGCCCCGCGCCCTCCGCGAGGCCCAGGGCCACTTCACCCCGACGGGTTCGGCCCGCCTGGTCGCCGCCGACTTCGTGGCGAGGGAGGACGGCTACCGGATGGACGTCCTCGCAGGCCGCCGCTCCCCCGGGAAGTGATCACCGCCCTGTACTCCTACGCCCGCGCCGCGACGGGATGCCTTCCGGACGCGCCGTGAACCGCCCTACGAGGGGTGGGCGTCGTCCGAGCGGAGGGCGGTGCGGACGCCGGTGATCACCACGGCGATCAGGGACAGCGCGACGACGGTCTCGGCCCACAGGAAGGCGAACCAGTCCAGCACGCAGCCGATGGGAGGGGAGCCGGGGGCGGTGTTGCGGAACGCGGCGAGAGCGAA
The DNA window shown above is from Streptomyces vietnamensis and carries:
- a CDS encoding APC family permease, coding for MTSASDTPPPPAPPLEKGLRGDSVGLLATIALGLASVAPAYSIAVTLGLVTLVVGDLAPAALLLGFVPILLTAFAFRELNRRMPDCGTTFVWNTRAFGPAVGWVAGGWTVLVATVLAMTTLAQVGASATLAFLGLDAAAGSTFAVTAVAVVLIALVVTVAYRGIQLAAHVQYAMLGLQLLAMLAFGVAAFARDGAATPSLSWVSPFAFDDFGSFAEAVLLCLFIYWGWDALITFNEETVDSDRTPGRAAVASTLILLVTYLFTAFAAISFAGTGTGGLGLGKAENAADVLTLLSPTVLGGAASRVVTLAIAVSAVGALLTCAGSSPRSTLSMSAHGALPAAFGRVHPRFRTPAFGTVFFGAAAAVALVLLTLVSADFLGDAILSIGLLIAFYYGVTGFACAWYFRRRLRNSPRDLLVKGVLPATGGLMMLAAFVRSAYDMADPDYGSTSLGGVGGVFLLGVGSIVLGAVVMLLVRTRHRRFFQHGRTAVTTLSVTEN